A window of the Hypomesus transpacificus isolate Combined female chromosome 10, fHypTra1, whole genome shotgun sequence genome harbors these coding sequences:
- the si:ch211-267e7.3 gene encoding LOW QUALITY PROTEIN: ADAMTS-like protein 2 (The sequence of the model RefSeq protein was modified relative to this genomic sequence to represent the inferred CDS: deleted 2 bases in 2 codons), producing MFCLRSARPAVLLTHSVLLLIALSDKASSNNDKDSSDGREDLQVDAFLQGPSGQAAAHRQVPGPGEELAQWWGEWSSWSTCSRTCGGGVRSQERHCLQQRLSSAHNINSSFCVGSPKQYQLCPSQPCPSSSVSFKQQQCSQFNSKAFGRRHYEWVPLYPDDYISISNKPCDLQCTTSSGERQLLVPAHDGTYCRDGAHQGVCIEGHCQPVGCDGLLYSSKTVDMCGVCGGHAASCQRVSGIFRRGTTHLGYVFITNIPAGASDIQIIERRKTENILALSDEAGHFFFNGNSVIDNPRNFRVAGTVFKYRRPSTFFSEGLEYIIAQGPTNLGINLMYNNLNGKMPHITYEYTVPSHPAPRMATPLHQASLDSSLFEPAPRDTLQGTLETRPSQGHAPQGHAPQGHAPHDHAPHDTPTNSTSSQLSSHNNEIDVMEDLEKLSNNNATQGQSDPQLEREGAEPEKERLDEDGDWLEGDRREQPDLEKEELDTEEEELERAAAILLYRPTSDVIGDIITHNDLQEQERLVPAGYRTNSNLIDSNTANPNATGPAKPLPHHRSLILDLFLSPGPPGHAPRPPPCLESPAPCSVNQLNASSGLNNRLVVEAYPGSLDLQLHGPPEDASSPYGLLYELQPNSTQTLSANQLNLHEVLPVQGPSTESSNEFEVGSLEQDISLADMYRWKVSAYAPCSSTCTTGISTSYALCVRYDGTEVDEAYCDALTRPEPTHEFCTGKDCLPRWESSRWSECSRTCGEGFQFRTVRCWKMMSPGLDSSVYDDLCEGAELHKPTSRKACRSSSCGPQWEVSDWSECSARCGGRGLSRREVRCSMETRLCNDSSRPISEKECEGPPCDRRWTVSDWGPCSGQCGEGRMTRYVVCQTASGSSISEDQCDHDLRPLAVQPCGDRNCPAHWVEQEWEQCNATCGRGVRVRQVVCAGLEEGVFKGYPEQSCDSAPRPQDSSACFQRPCSKWFTTSWSQCSKTCGSGVRVREVKCYQGEELGHSCDSTLKPEARQTCEVLPCPTDTPAAEDQCQDKVTANCGLVLKVRLCSHWYYRKVCCQSCHGRAP from the exons ACTTAGCTCCGCCCACAACATCAACTCCTCCTTCTGTGTCGGCTCACCTAAACAGTACCAGCTCTGCCCCAGTCAG cccTGTCCCAGCAGCAGTGTAAGCTTCAAACAGCAGCAGTGCTCCCAG TTCAACTCCAAGGCGTTTGGCAGGAGGCACTATGAGTGGGTCCCCCTATACCCAG ACGACTACATCAGCATCTCCAACAAGCCGTGTGACCTGCAGTGCACCACCTCTtctggagagagacagctgcTGGTCCCTGCTCACGACGGGACATACTGCCGCGACGGGGCCCACCAGGGGGTCTGCATAGAGGGCCActgccag ccggTGGGCTGTGACGGCCTGCTGTACTCCAGTAAGACGGTGGAcatgtgtggcgtgtgtggagGCCACGCTGCTTCCTGTCAGCGCGTGTCTGGAATCTTCCGCAGAGGAACCACTCACCTAG GGTACGTGTTCATCACCAACATTCCTGCCGGGGCCTCCGACATCCAGATCATAGAGAGACGCAAGACGGAGAACATCCTGG CCCTATCAGACGAGGCTGGCCACTTCTTCTTCAATGGGAACAGCGTGATTGACAACCCTCGGAACTTCCGTGTGGCTGGGACAGTGTTCAAGTACCGCCGGCCCTCCACCTTCTTCTCTGAGGGTCTTGAGTACATCATCGCCCAGGGCCCCACCAACCTAGGCATTAACCTGATG TACAACAATCTGAATGGTAAGATGCCCCACATCACGTATGAGTACACTGTCCCCAGCCACCCCGCCCCTCGCATGGCCACGCCCCTCCACCAAGCCTCCTTAGACTCCTCCCTCTTTGAGCCCGCTCCCAGAGACACTCTGCAGGGAACGCTGGAGACACGCCCCTCTCAAGGCCACGCCCCCCAGGGCCACGCCCCCCAGGGCCACGCCCCCCATGACCACGCCCCCCACGACACGCCCACCAATAGCACTTCCTCCCAGCTGTCCTCCCACAACAATGAGATAGACGTCATGGAAGACCTTGAGAAACTGTCCAATAACAACGCCACCCAGGGCCAATCAGATCCTCAGCTAGAGCGAGAGGGGGCGGAGCCGGAGAAAGAAAGGCTGGACGAGGATGGGGATTggctggagggagacaggagagaacagcctgacctggagaaggaggagctggacacagaagaggaggagctggagcggGCAGCGGCCATTTTGTTGTACAGACCTACCAGTGATGTCATCGGTGACATCATCACCCACAACGACCtgcaggagcaggagagactggTT CCCGCCGGTTACC GGACCAATTCCAACTTGATTGACAGCAACACAGCCAATCCCAATGCCACTGGCCCAgccaagcccctcccccaccatcgcAGCCTCATTCtggacctcttcctctctcctggccCTCCAGGCCACGCCCCCAGACCGCCCCCCTGCCTGGAGAGCCCCGCCCCCTGCTCCGTCAATCAGCTCAATGCCTCCTCTGGATTgaacaaccgcctggtggtggAGGCGTACCCTGGGAGTCTGGACCTGCAGCTTCACGGCCCTCCTGAGGATGCCAGCTCCCCCTATGGGCTCCTGTATGAACTGCAGCCCAACAGCACCCAAACTctctcagccaatcagctgAACCTGCATGAGGTGCTGCCTGTCCAAGGACCCAGCACAGAGAG cagtAATGAGTTTGAGGTGGGCTCTCTGGAGCAGGACATCAGTCTGGCTGACATGTACAGGTGGAAGGTGTCAGCCTACGCCCCCTGTAGCTCAACCTGcaccacag GTATCAGCACATCCTACGCTCTGTGTGTGAGGTACGACGGCACAGAGGTGGATGAGGCCTACTGTGATGCTCTCACCAGACCAGAGCCCACCCACGAGTTCTGCACCGGCAAGGACTGTCTTCCCAG GTGGGAGAGCAGTCGCTGGAGCGAGTGTTCTAGAACCTGCGGTGAGGGCTTCCAGTTCCGGACGGTGCGCTGCTGGAAGATGATGTCACCAGGGCTGGACAGCTCCGTGTACGACGACCTgtgtgagggggcggagctacACAAGCCCACATCTCGCAAGGCGTGCAGGAGCAGCAGCTGTGGACCGCAGTGGGAGGTCTCTGATTGGTCAGAG TGCTCGGCAAGGTGTGGGGGGCGTGGCCTGAGCAGGAGGGAGGTGCGCTGCTCCATGGAAACCAGACTGTGTAACGATTCATCTCGACCAATCAGTGAGAAGGAGTGTGAAGGCCCCCCTTGCGATCGCAGGTGGACTGTGTCTGACTGGGGCCCT TGCTCAGGGCAGTGTGGTGAGGGCAGGATGACTCGTTACGTGGTGTGTCAGACGGCCAGTGGCAGCAGCATCTCGGAGGACCAGTGTGACCACGACCTTCGACCCCTGGCCGTGCAGCCCTGTGGAGACAGGAACTGCCCCGCCCACTGGGTGGAGCAGGAGTGGGAGCAG tgcaACGCCACGTGTGGCCGTGGCGTGCGTGTGCGTCAGGTGGTCTGTGCTGGACTGGAGGAGGGCGTGTTCAAGGGTTACCCGGAGCAGAGCTGTGACTCCGCCCCCAGGCCGCAGGATAGCTCCGCCTGCTTCCAGAGACCCTGCTCCAAATGGTTCACCACTTCCTGGTCCCAG tgCAGTAAGACTTGTGGGAGTGGTGTCAGGGTCCGGGAGGTCAAGTGTTACCAAGGGGAGGAGCTAGGCCACAGCTGTGACTCCACCCTCAAACCCGAGGCCAGACAGACATGTGAAGTCCTGCCCTGCCCCACGGACACTCCCG CTGCGGAGGACCAGTGCCAGGACAAGGTGACGGCTAACTGTGGCCTGGTGCTGAAGGTGCGTCTGTGTTCTCACTGGTACTACAGGAAGGTGTGCTGCCAGTCCTGCCACGGCCGCGCCCCCTGA